TACTCGCAAatcatcaatattaaaaaattggCACCAATCAGACTGTCCATTCAGACCAAGCTCAAAGGCACATATTTGGTGAATCACAAATATGTCATCTGAAGAAATACAATTCAAATTGAAGAATTTATAATACAAATTTTATGATAAATCTGATATTAGATTCTGTTTGTTTGCTGGAGTGTCCttattatatatactagtatattaatTTTTAAGGCGGTCAGTTTAATTGGATATGATACCCGTCGATATAAACAATTGGTAATTATGTAAAAGAAAGTTACACGCGAGCATCACAAACAAAGTCGAATAGTTACCAAGACAACCTGAAAatatgagtctgaaatgacaagaATTTCATCATACTTTAAGTTACAAGAGAACAATTGATTCAATGGAAACAACTTGTCTTAGAGTTGCTCTTTCTAAATTAAACACGTGCCGCTAGAACTAAAGCTAACAATAACCAACCAATATCAAAGTGCCAGTCCTCGTATTCTTTTCTATTAAAAGACCCTTTTTTTCGACCTAATGTctcattttttatgtatgatgGAAACAAAATCAATTATGTGTTTCCTCGTGTAGTGTAGTTTGATAAGTTGTCAaacattacaattacatgtatatgtcattGATATATGAACGttaaaataatacataaacaagGAAATTATCAGTAACAATTATAAATCATGGTCTATTCGTTCACCTTAGATGGTCTTTACTTACCAAAATCTATCGATATATTCGAGGTTCCAAGTTTTGTCTGTACTTTCTGGACAATATTACTTATCTTCGAACCAGCTTCAAATAAATTAGCTTCTTTCAATATCTCGTCGTTATCATCAACTTCTTTCATGTATTTTGAACATCTTTCATAAAATCTGGTTTTCGTATTATCTACTTTTGCCTCAGGTGTGGGTCCACTGCTTGGAGATGCTTCATTTAATCCgttgtaaaagtttttaaaacttgATTTCGTTCGATCTCTGAAAGATGTTGCGAATTTCACTTGATTAAGTTTTCCGTCCAATAATACTTTAAACCTGGTTCCGAATCGTTTACCTAATATCTTCATTTCTTCAACTCCAAGGGTACTGAGAAGGCCCTGTTGGTTCTCAGGGAATGGATTAGTCCACTTATTCATAAACGGGTATTTCGAGAGAATAGCTGCGTTAGCTGTAAGCTTAGAATGCAAAGCTGTCATTCGTTTGATCCATTTCAAGGTAGGAAATCGAGAACCATGCCTAAGTAATATATTCAGGCCTTCCAGTTGACAAGTTTCCCCATTGAGAATTGCTGTACTGAATTCGTTTTCTTGAATAACGTCCGATATATTCCTTACCCAAAAATAAGGAGTTTTGGTGTTGAATAATGGTTTCTTAAACAGATTATCACTAAGCACAATTGCAAAAAGAAAGctaaaaatgaatgttgaaataataatttgcaacAAACAAGCCATCCTTCAGTAAACAAAGGCACTTCACTGACGcataatataattatttaacatttgaCATATCTCAATTTAATTTTCTTTACTGTATGTTATTGAGACTTTACAATGTAATGTGTCACCATACATCTTGCCTCGAGCATTGTACAAGAAGTTGTAAAAATTACCTTGACCCTCATATATTATTTTGACATGGTGATGGTTAGGCTACTTATGGTTTGCAATGTCTCTTTCATTTTTATGACATCAGCACAGGCCAGTTGTAATAGAAATATTCTATTACGTACATCTGGGTTAATGTCATGATTTGAAAACTAGCATATGCTCGAATACAATCAAATTGCACACCTTTTCCGTTCTCTATCGTCCAATACTGGTCTTACTAACTACTAACATACAGAAATAAGATGTTATATGATTGCCAAATAGACAACTCTCCGCAAATGACAGAGGAACCGATTAACAACCATGGGTCActgtacggtctttaacaatgaacaaaacaaaaccatACCGAATGATAAGCTGCAAAATgctccgaaatgacaaaagtatatcaattcaaacgagaaaaccaatggcttgatttatgtacaaaaacaaaaaagaaaataaaaatatacagaaataaacgacaaccactcaatAACAGGATAATGTAGAATTTGGCGGATTTAAACATGTTGGCTGGCACCAAACCCGCCCCtagcctgggacagtggtgttacactACAACATAAGAAAGTAAACTATTATATTCAGTTCAAAAGGaataaactcatcagatcgatgcatttaacaccaaaaaaaacaaaacacaaaagacaCATGCACAGAGTTTGAGATTGTATCGAGATTACTCACAGTTACTGTAAACTTgttcaaagccattaacaacGTGTGAACAATAACTAATTAATATACCTGCAAGGTTCTTATTTTATCGATGTTCGTTAGAATTATGTGCTCTGACGTAGATGTCTGAATATTTTAGACGCCCGCATCTATCTTCCCTATTCGCAACATGGAAAATTCACAGTCTAGTCAATTGCCATATTTAAGAGAATGCCGACATATTCTCTAGTCAGTTGCATATTTAAGAGAATGTCAAAATATTCTCTAGTCAATTGCCATATTTAAGAGAATGTCGACACATTCTCTAGTCAATTGCcctatttagaaaaatgccaacATATTCTCTAGTCAATTGCCATATTTAGAAAATCCCAACACATTCTCTAGTCAATTGCCTTATCTAGAAAAATGCCAACATATTCTCTAGTCAATTGCcatatttagaaaaatgccagcATACATGTATTCTCAATAAAGAGATTTCCTTCAATGATATGTGACTGCTAACTGTTTCAATTTCCATTAATTATAATTTTGATCCAAACTTTCACAAAAATGAGAATTTTCTTAGCAACCTTAACTGTAGCATGTGATTTCgtgaaaatacaatatttatcaagCATATGCAGCGCTGTTGTGTTACATTAAATTAAGAAGAGAAAAAATAACTCtagctattttttttcttttttggggaAATTGTACATATTTGGATTGcttaattattgtttatttgtgtttagTAGTTATacgatattttttattttacactctTCTACCAGACTTTAAAGTTCCCTACAAATAGATATCTATATTCCAGACGGTCCAGATCGAGAGCCCAAAGAAATGATTTTATGTACATGAACAAATTCCAAGACAGAAattgataagataagataagaaaactttattttgatttggCATAGGTACAAATAAGCAACACAAGCTCTAAGGAGCTTttgaccgaatataaaaacatataaataatataaaaacagtgcattttgacatataaaaacaACCTGTAATATGAAGATGTAATCTCACATACATAGCATGcaataaaaatatgcaaaaaattcGAATGAAGTAAAAACATGCTTGACCAGAGCAACCTAAAGCACAAACATAATAAACAGCTCAAGAATTATCTGCAAGCAGAACAGCGACATTCCAAACCGTTCCAGgactgaacaagacttttaaaatgtgaaaaactgtTTTCAGTCCTGAAATGGTTTGGAAGGCTGTTCCATAAAGTAGCAGCagcaaatttgaacgattttttaCCGTAACGGGTTGACTTTACCTGtggaatttcaaaaatatttacatacctgaaagaatatttagatttttttacatTCACCAAATTGTGTAAGCACACAGGAGctatgttgtttataattttaaaagtttctagaGCCATTGTTCTTATCCGTCTGATCTGCAAGGAGGGCACCTTAGCTTTAAGTAAGAGGTCCTCGTAGGAGCTGGTAAAATCCTCATACACAAAACGGAGTGCTCTTTCCTGCACCTTTTCTagtttttttgaatttttctcagtgcaaaaatgccatgccaaagggcaaaaattaaaattactaagaataaaagtatgaaatatagtaAGTTTACTAAGTCTATCTAAAACTGAGCCTaaacgttttaaaacatttaattgctgTGATGCCTTCCTACAGATTGAGCtgatatgaacatcaaaatttagCTGGTAGTCTATTTCAATGCCtaataatttt
The window above is part of the Mytilus galloprovincialis chromosome 4, xbMytGall1.hap1.1, whole genome shotgun sequence genome. Proteins encoded here:
- the LOC143072718 gene encoding multiple inositol polyphosphate phosphatase 1-like; this translates as MACLLQIIISTFIFSFLFAIVLSDNLFKKPLFNTKTPYFWVRNISDVIQENEFSTAILNGETCQLEGLNILLRHGSRFPTLKWIKRMTALHSKLTANAAILSKYPFMNKWTNPFPENQQGLLSTLGVEEMKILGKRFGTRFKVLLDGKLNQVKFATSFRDRTKSSFKNFYNGLNEASPSSGPTPEAKVDNTKTRFYERCSKYMKEVDDNDEILKEANLFEAGSKISNIVQKVQTKLGTSNISIDFDDIFVIHQICAFELGLNGQSDWCQFFNIDDLRVISYWDDLEEYYKTGYGYPINWQQTCPYTSYVFERFEDAVTNSEKPNSIPPIDIFFGHQDTILPIFTAFGLFKDSGSFTATNYDANINRKFSSSEITPFSANIAFSLYRCGANQKHAFKIFVNEDPVNIPACGGTVCAYSDVKSYYKELAQCDFDKICDTSSAVRFRGYTILSIVLVLITVMI